The proteins below come from a single Bacteroidales bacterium WCE2004 genomic window:
- a CDS encoding phosphoribosylaminoimidazole-succinocarboxamide synthase gives MKAILSTDFHFPGQVAKYTGKVRDVYSIGSDYLVMVATDRISAFDVVLPKGIPYKGQVLNQIASKFLDATTDILPNWKIAEVDPMATVGWRCEPFKVEMVIRGYLTGHAWREYKAGKRTLCGVALPEGMVENQRFPEPIITPTTKAAEGHDEDISKEEIIARGIVSREDYEQLEKYTRALYARGSEIAAGKGLILVDTKYEFGKRDGKIILMDEIHTPDSSRYFYAEGYEERLAKGERQKQLSKEFVREWLMAGGFQGQAGQQVPEMTDAVVAGITDRYVELYEHITGEKFQPASADGDAAARIEANINAFLKK, from the coding sequence ATGAAAGCCATCCTCAGCACAGATTTTCATTTCCCCGGACAGGTTGCCAAGTACACCGGCAAGGTCCGTGACGTGTACAGCATCGGCTCCGACTACCTCGTCATGGTGGCCACCGACCGCATCTCTGCCTTCGACGTCGTCCTCCCCAAGGGCATTCCCTACAAGGGGCAGGTTCTCAACCAGATCGCGTCCAAGTTCCTCGATGCCACCACCGACATCCTCCCCAACTGGAAGATCGCCGAGGTGGACCCGATGGCCACGGTCGGCTGGCGCTGCGAGCCCTTCAAGGTGGAGATGGTGATCCGCGGCTATCTGACCGGTCACGCCTGGCGTGAATACAAGGCCGGCAAGCGCACCCTCTGCGGCGTCGCCCTCCCGGAGGGCATGGTCGAGAACCAGCGCTTCCCGGAGCCCATCATCACGCCGACCACCAAGGCCGCCGAAGGACATGACGAAGACATCAGCAAGGAGGAGATCATCGCCCGGGGCATCGTGTCCCGCGAGGACTACGAGCAGCTCGAGAAATACACCCGCGCCCTCTACGCCCGCGGCTCCGAGATCGCGGCCGGCAAGGGCCTGATCCTGGTCGACACCAAATACGAGTTCGGCAAGCGCGACGGCAAGATCATCCTGATGGACGAGATCCACACGCCCGACTCTTCCCGCTACTTCTACGCCGAAGGCTACGAGGAGCGCCTCGCGAAGGGCGAGCGCCAGAAGCAGCTCTCCAAGGAGTTCGTCCGCGAGTGGCTGATGGCCGGCGGCTTCCAGGGCCAGGCCGGACAGCAGGTGCCCGAGATGACCGACGCGGTCGTCGCCGGCATCACCGACCGCTACGTCGAGCTCTACGAGCACATTACGGGCGAGAAGTTCCAGCCGGCCTCCGCCGACGGCGACGCCGCCGCCCGCATCGAAGCCAACATCAACGCCTTCCTTAAAAAGTAA
- a CDS encoding amidophosphoribosyltransferase produces MIHTRKSGLHEECGVFGVYGVPDAASLVYYGLHALQHRGQEGCGIVACGDDQVLRRIKGEGLVHEIFNGEEQFAGLPGAMAIGHVRYSTTGGGSIENVQPFLFRHNTGDFALAHNGNLVNSEQLRHYLEDHGSLFQSSSDSEILAHLIRKDNKERHRPRILAIKEALNMIEGAFAFLIMTKNRLYVCRDKHGLRPLSLGRLGEGYVVSSETCALDAVGATFIRDIEPGEIVTIDHHGLRSNFYSDFRHHFMCAMEYIYFSRPDSDIEGTNVHSFRKLTGRLLYEESPVEADIVVGVPDSSLSAAMGYAEASGLPYEMGLIKNKYIARTFIQPSQALREKGVRMKLSAVKSIVRGQRIVLIDDSVVRGTTSRRIVKMLREAGATEVHLRIASPPIKSPCFYGVDMSTYDELLCAHKSLDEVREILGVDSLAFLSREALYKAGKRSELCLACFTGDYPTYLYQRIEEANKDGKF; encoded by the coding sequence ATGATTCACACACGAAAAAGCGGTCTCCACGAGGAGTGTGGCGTATTCGGCGTCTATGGCGTCCCGGATGCCGCCAGCCTGGTCTATTACGGGCTTCACGCCCTTCAGCATCGCGGCCAGGAAGGCTGCGGCATCGTCGCCTGCGGAGACGACCAGGTCCTGCGCCGGATCAAGGGCGAAGGCCTGGTGCACGAGATCTTCAACGGCGAGGAGCAGTTCGCCGGGCTGCCCGGCGCGATGGCCATCGGCCACGTCCGCTACTCGACCACCGGCGGAGGCAGCATCGAGAACGTCCAGCCGTTCCTGTTCCGGCACAACACCGGCGATTTCGCCCTGGCGCACAACGGCAACCTCGTCAACTCCGAGCAGCTCCGCCACTACCTGGAGGACCACGGCAGCCTCTTCCAGTCCTCTTCGGACAGCGAGATCCTCGCCCACCTCATCCGCAAGGACAACAAGGAGCGCCACCGCCCGCGCATCCTGGCCATCAAGGAGGCCCTCAACATGATCGAAGGCGCTTTCGCCTTCCTGATCATGACCAAGAACCGCCTCTACGTCTGCCGCGACAAGCACGGCCTGCGCCCGCTGTCGCTCGGCCGCCTTGGCGAGGGCTACGTGGTCAGCAGCGAGACCTGCGCGCTCGACGCCGTCGGCGCCACCTTCATCCGCGACATCGAGCCGGGCGAGATCGTCACGATCGACCACCATGGCCTGCGCAGCAACTTCTACTCCGACTTCCGCCACCACTTCATGTGCGCGATGGAATACATCTATTTCTCCCGTCCGGACAGCGACATCGAGGGGACCAACGTCCACTCCTTCCGCAAGCTGACCGGCCGGCTGCTCTACGAGGAGTCCCCCGTCGAGGCCGACATCGTCGTGGGCGTGCCGGACTCCAGCCTGAGCGCCGCGATGGGCTACGCCGAGGCGAGCGGCCTCCCCTACGAGATGGGCCTGATCAAGAACAAATACATCGCCCGCACCTTCATCCAGCCCTCACAGGCGCTGCGCGAGAAGGGCGTGCGGATGAAGCTCTCGGCCGTCAAGTCCATCGTCCGCGGCCAGCGGATCGTGCTCATCGACGACTCCGTCGTCCGCGGCACGACCTCCCGCCGCATCGTCAAGATGCTACGCGAAGCCGGCGCTACGGAGGTGCACCTCCGCATCGCCAGCCCGCCCATCAAGAGCCCCTGCTTCTATGGCGTGGACATGTCCACCTACGACGAGCTGCTCTGCGCCCACAAGAGCCTGGACGAAGTCCGGGAGATCCTGGGCGTCGACTCGCTCGCATTCCTCTCCCGGGAGGCGCTCTACAAGGCCGGCAAGCGTTCGGAGCTCTGCCTCGCCTGCTTCACCGGCGACTATCCGACCTACCTCTATCAGCGCATAGAGGAAGCCAACAAAGACGGCAAATTCTAA
- a CDS encoding Radical SAM superfamily protein — protein sequence MIREETVFGPIHSRRLGSSLGINLLPCKGKICNFDCIYCECGWNKDGRDDQVLPTAAEVRSALEDKLSACMLAGTPIDSITFSGDGEPTLNPEFPRIIDDTLELRDAYYPDAKVSVLSNATRVHVPAVAAALKRVDNPILKIDAPTDALVEKINHPAPGFRLERVLEALRGFHGDFVLQTMFLRSPDFDSGSPEVLDGWMDIVRDLRPRRIMVYTIDRPTPALGLEKYTAAEMRTLVQPLLDEGFTIDIKG from the coding sequence ATGATCCGCGAAGAGACCGTATTCGGGCCCATCCACAGCCGCAGGCTGGGATCCTCGCTCGGCATCAACCTGCTGCCGTGCAAGGGCAAGATCTGCAATTTCGACTGCATCTACTGCGAATGCGGCTGGAACAAGGACGGCCGCGACGACCAGGTCCTCCCCACGGCCGCGGAGGTCCGCTCTGCCCTGGAGGACAAGCTGTCCGCCTGCATGCTCGCGGGCACGCCCATCGACTCCATCACCTTCTCCGGCGACGGGGAGCCGACCCTCAACCCGGAGTTCCCCCGCATCATCGACGACACCCTCGAGCTGCGCGACGCCTACTATCCCGACGCCAAGGTGTCCGTGCTCTCCAACGCCACGCGCGTGCACGTCCCGGCCGTGGCCGCGGCGCTCAAGCGCGTGGACAACCCGATCCTCAAGATCGACGCGCCCACGGACGCGCTCGTGGAGAAGATCAACCATCCCGCGCCCGGATTCCGCCTCGAGCGCGTCCTGGAGGCCCTGCGCGGCTTCCACGGCGATTTCGTACTGCAGACGATGTTCCTGCGCAGCCCGGACTTCGACTCGGGCAGCCCGGAGGTCCTCGACGGCTGGATGGACATCGTCCGCGACCTCAGGCCCCGCCGCATCATGGTCTACACCATCGACCGGCCCACGCCCGCCCTCGGGCTGGAGAAATACACCGCCGCGGAGATGCGCACCCTCGTGCAGCCGCTGCTCGACGAAGGATTCACCATCGACATCAAAGGATAA
- a CDS encoding putative transcriptional regulator (manually curated), giving the protein MIVINVDVMLARRKMSSGELAQRVGITAANLSILKTGKAKAIRFTTLEALCAALDCQPGDILEYRPDE; this is encoded by the coding sequence ATGATCGTCATTAATGTAGATGTGATGCTTGCCCGGAGGAAGATGTCCTCCGGGGAACTCGCCCAACGCGTGGGGATCACAGCTGCAAACCTCTCGATCCTCAAAACAGGTAAAGCAAAAGCGATCCGCTTCACCACGCTGGAAGCACTCTGCGCCGCGCTGGACTGCCAGCCGGGCGACATCCTCGAATACCGCCCGGACGAATAG
- a CDS encoding flotillin, which produces MELYIILIIVGVLFVTFTAILARYKRCPSDKVLVIYGKTGRDTSAKCIHGGAAFIWPVFQSYQFLDLTPISIECNLTNALSKQNIRVDVPCRFTVGISTEPESMTNAAERLLGLHIDDIRNIATDILFGQLRLVIATMDIEEINADRDKFLANVSTNVEAELRKIGLKLINVNVTDIRDESGYIEALGKEAAAKAINDAKKSVAEQNRYGETGKAMADKDTRVNVAAADADAVKGENAAKIEIANSDAQRREKQAEAERLAVAAEKVQAAKALEEAYKSERDAEIARAEREKATQQANIVVAAQIEKEKAIIEAEAEAEQLRRKAKGEADAIFAKMDAQARGTLEILAKQAEGFGQLVAAAGGDAQQAITMLITDKLPELVKTQVEAVKGINIDKVTVWDGGKGENGKTATANFVSGLMGSVPPLEELFKMAGMSLPGYLKGKPEEAPAAEPKAED; this is translated from the coding sequence ATGGAACTCTACATCATCCTCATTATCGTGGGCGTGCTCTTCGTGACCTTCACGGCCATCCTCGCCCGCTACAAGCGCTGCCCGTCCGACAAGGTGCTCGTCATCTACGGAAAGACCGGCCGCGACACCTCGGCCAAGTGCATCCACGGCGGCGCCGCCTTCATCTGGCCCGTGTTCCAGAGCTACCAGTTCCTGGACCTCACGCCGATTTCCATCGAGTGCAACCTGACCAACGCCCTGTCCAAGCAGAATATCCGTGTCGACGTGCCCTGCCGCTTCACCGTCGGTATCTCCACCGAGCCGGAAAGCATGACCAACGCCGCCGAACGTCTGCTCGGCCTGCACATCGACGACATCCGCAATATCGCGACCGATATCCTCTTCGGCCAGCTCCGTCTGGTCATTGCCACGATGGACATCGAGGAGATCAACGCCGACCGCGACAAGTTCCTCGCCAACGTCTCCACCAACGTGGAGGCCGAACTCCGCAAGATCGGCCTGAAGCTGATCAACGTCAACGTCACCGATATCCGCGACGAATCCGGCTATATCGAGGCCCTCGGTAAGGAAGCTGCAGCCAAGGCCATCAACGACGCCAAGAAGAGCGTGGCCGAGCAGAACCGTTACGGTGAGACCGGCAAGGCCATGGCCGACAAGGATACGCGTGTCAATGTTGCCGCGGCCGACGCCGACGCCGTCAAGGGCGAGAACGCCGCCAAGATCGAGATCGCCAATTCCGACGCCCAGCGCCGTGAGAAGCAGGCGGAGGCCGAGCGCCTGGCCGTCGCGGCCGAGAAGGTGCAGGCCGCCAAGGCCCTCGAGGAGGCCTACAAGAGCGAGCGTGACGCCGAAATCGCCCGCGCCGAGCGCGAAAAGGCCACCCAGCAGGCCAACATCGTGGTCGCCGCCCAGATCGAGAAGGAGAAGGCCATCATCGAGGCCGAGGCCGAAGCCGAGCAGCTCCGCCGCAAGGCGAAGGGTGAGGCCGACGCCATCTTCGCCAAGATGGACGCCCAGGCCCGCGGTACCCTCGAGATCCTCGCCAAGCAGGCGGAAGGTTTCGGCCAGCTCGTCGCCGCTGCCGGTGGAGACGCCCAGCAGGCCATCACGATGCTGATCACCGACAAGCTGCCCGAGCTGGTCAAGACCCAGGTCGAGGCCGTCAAGGGCATCAACATCGACAAGGTCACCGTCTGGGACGGTGGCAAGGGCGAGAACGGCAAGACCGCCACGGCCAACTTCGTGTCCGGACTCATGGGATCGGTCCCGCCGCTCGAGGAGCTCTTCAAGATGGCGGGCATGAGCCTGCCGGGCTATCTCAAGGGCAAGCCTGAGGAGGCGCCTGCTGCGGAACCCAAAGCGGAGGACTAA
- a CDS encoding Outer membrane cobalamin receptor protein, whose protein sequence is MFLSSLLFAAGLLVAETPDTLAAVTIVADKGVVVSRTDTVALRADGTAADALLRIPGLGISDYGGLAGLKGANLRGLGTAHTDIYLDGVRVSNFQSGQNDLGMLPLETLGNVVVDYAQNSLSFRTAKPVFGSNAVTGRVGLTAGSFGTWMPSLRFDVKASERVAISAYASGILTRGDFPYGDAGARRTGNDLKQIRAGYDVFGTLEGGQWQIKSYINASDRGTPGSLSWPSEDRQKDKNFILQGSLQKAFSELYTLNVSAKGAYDNIFYKSAWGDSNYDFTDFQLNSSHTFRLTDFWAVSLAADLEHGALKATGYDASRTAVIAALGSAVRYGRFSADLAVEYRGTFDKGTEGLHSVSPSLDLRFKILESLDITAFGRRAFRAPTFNELYYPGYGNPELKPEDAWLTDLGLDWHRALGDWTLGAKVDGFYNFLKDKITSAPSPADPYVWLPYNIGRVEAWGADATASVRYDNGCFAGGFSARYARQNALDKTPDSATFDKQIPYVARHTVVLAGDLAVAGWRIDALWNWRGGRFDASGQMPDWNALDLSVRKAFNLGTYTSLSLFVTGKNLLDNRYELVRDYPMPGRSVLGGVEFKF, encoded by the coding sequence ATGTTTTTATCTTCCCTTTTGTTTGCGGCGGGTCTGCTGGTGGCAGAAACGCCGGACACCCTGGCGGCCGTGACCATCGTGGCCGACAAGGGCGTCGTCGTGTCCAGGACGGACACGGTCGCACTGCGTGCCGACGGGACGGCCGCTGATGCGCTTCTTCGCATTCCCGGACTCGGCATCAGCGACTACGGCGGACTCGCCGGCCTGAAGGGCGCGAACCTCCGCGGTCTGGGCACCGCCCACACCGATATCTATCTGGACGGCGTACGCGTCAGCAATTTCCAGAGCGGTCAGAACGACCTCGGGATGCTCCCGCTCGAGACGCTGGGCAACGTGGTCGTGGACTACGCCCAGAACAGCCTGTCCTTCCGCACGGCGAAGCCGGTCTTCGGGAGCAACGCCGTCACCGGCCGGGTCGGCCTCACGGCCGGCTCCTTCGGCACCTGGATGCCTTCCCTGCGCTTTGACGTCAAGGCTTCCGAGCGCGTGGCCATCAGCGCCTACGCTTCCGGCATCCTGACCAGGGGCGACTTCCCCTACGGCGACGCCGGCGCGCGCCGCACCGGCAACGACCTCAAGCAGATCCGCGCCGGCTACGACGTCTTCGGCACGCTCGAAGGCGGACAGTGGCAGATCAAGTCCTACATCAACGCCTCCGACCGCGGCACGCCCGGCTCGCTGAGCTGGCCGTCCGAGGACAGGCAGAAAGACAAAAACTTCATCCTGCAGGGTTCCCTGCAGAAGGCTTTCTCCGAGCTCTACACCCTCAACGTGAGCGCCAAGGGAGCCTACGACAACATCTTCTACAAGAGCGCCTGGGGCGACTCCAACTACGATTTCACCGACTTCCAGCTCAACAGCTCCCACACCTTCCGCTTAACCGACTTCTGGGCTGTCTCGCTGGCTGCGGACCTCGAACACGGCGCACTCAAGGCCACGGGCTACGACGCTTCCCGCACGGCGGTAATCGCCGCGCTGGGCTCCGCCGTCCGCTACGGCCGCTTCAGCGCCGACCTGGCGGTGGAGTACCGCGGCACCTTCGACAAGGGCACCGAGGGGCTCCACAGCGTCTCCCCTTCCCTGGACCTGCGCTTCAAGATCCTCGAGAGCCTCGACATCACGGCCTTCGGCCGCCGCGCCTTCCGCGCGCCGACCTTCAACGAGCTGTATTATCCGGGCTACGGCAATCCGGAGCTCAAGCCGGAGGATGCCTGGCTGACCGATCTCGGTCTGGACTGGCACCGCGCACTCGGTGACTGGACGCTCGGCGCCAAGGTGGACGGTTTCTACAATTTCCTGAAGGACAAGATCACTTCCGCTCCTTCTCCTGCGGATCCCTATGTCTGGCTGCCGTACAACATCGGCCGCGTGGAGGCCTGGGGTGCTGACGCTACGGCTTCGGTGCGCTATGACAACGGCTGCTTCGCCGGCGGTTTCTCCGCCCGCTACGCCCGTCAGAACGCGCTCGACAAGACGCCCGACAGCGCCACCTTCGACAAGCAGATCCCGTATGTGGCCCGCCACACGGTCGTGCTCGCCGGCGACCTTGCCGTCGCAGGCTGGCGCATCGACGCCCTGTGGAACTGGCGCGGCGGACGTTTCGACGCGTCCGGCCAGATGCCCGACTGGAACGCGCTCGACCTGTCGGTCCGCAAGGCGTTCAACCTGGGCACCTACACCTCCCTGTCGCTGTTCGTGACCGGCAAGAACCTGCTGGACAACCGCTACGAGCTGGTACGCGACTACCCGATGCCGGGTCGTTCGGTACTCGGCGGCGTAGAATTCAAATTCTAG
- a CDS encoding FMN-binding domain-containing protein, whose amino-acid sequence MKRILILLAAAAVCLGACSANKKAKPQNFVINTETLGKEVMGYAGTTPLEIHVKDGRIEKIVALPNSETPGFFQRVLDSPIFSSLTGKTIEEASEVQLDAVSGATWSSKAVIENIRLGLKEASRKK is encoded by the coding sequence ATGAAACGAATCTTGATTCTCCTGGCCGCAGCCGCCGTTTGTCTGGGCGCCTGCTCCGCCAATAAAAAAGCGAAGCCGCAGAACTTCGTGATCAATACGGAAACCCTCGGAAAGGAAGTGATGGGCTATGCCGGCACCACGCCGCTCGAGATCCACGTCAAGGACGGCCGGATCGAGAAGATCGTGGCCCTGCCGAACTCCGAGACCCCGGGCTTCTTCCAGCGCGTGCTGGACAGCCCGATCTTCTCGTCCCTGACCGGAAAGACCATCGAAGAAGCCTCCGAAGTCCAGCTGGACGCCGTGAGCGGGGCCACCTGGTCTTCGAAGGCAGTGATTGAGAATATCCGGCTGGGCCTCAAAGAGGCCAGCCGGAAGAAGTAA
- a CDS encoding phosphoglycolate phosphatase yields MAYKLVIFDLDGTLVDTIADLGTAVNVALEKKGLPLHTLEEYRVMVGNGVRKLVQRAMPVAMQADEALLDGLLADFMSYYIEHINDRSVPYPGIPELLADLDAAGVKLAVASNKFQSGAEKLVGRLFPQVPFVAVCGGGQGRPLKPDPAVIRQICEAAGEPLGRTALVGDSGTDMATAAAAGIPAVAVTWGFRPEAARAAADRVAETAAELREILISRDCADA; encoded by the coding sequence ATGGCTTACAAACTGGTGATTTTTGACCTCGACGGCACGCTCGTGGATACGATCGCGGATCTGGGAACGGCCGTCAACGTGGCGTTGGAAAAGAAGGGACTGCCTCTGCATACGCTTGAAGAATACAGGGTTATGGTCGGCAACGGCGTCCGCAAGCTCGTCCAGCGGGCGATGCCGGTGGCGATGCAGGCCGACGAAGCGCTCCTGGACGGGCTGCTCGCCGATTTCATGTCCTATTATATAGAACATATCAATGACAGGTCCGTGCCCTATCCGGGCATCCCGGAGTTGCTGGCGGACCTGGACGCTGCCGGCGTGAAACTGGCCGTGGCTTCCAACAAGTTCCAGTCGGGTGCCGAGAAGCTGGTCGGGCGCCTCTTCCCGCAGGTGCCTTTCGTCGCGGTGTGCGGCGGCGGCCAGGGTCGGCCGCTCAAGCCCGATCCGGCGGTGATCCGCCAGATCTGCGAAGCGGCGGGCGAGCCGCTGGGCCGGACGGCGCTGGTGGGCGATTCCGGCACGGATATGGCCACGGCCGCCGCTGCCGGCATTCCCGCGGTCGCGGTGACCTGGGGCTTCCGCCCCGAAGCCGCGCGCGCGGCCGCCGACCGCGTTGCGGAGACGGCGGCGGAACTGCGCGAAATCCTCATTTCGCGCGATTGCGCGGACGCATGA
- a CDS encoding bile acid:Na+ symporter, BASS family, with translation MNIFKKISDFLSGKASIFIILTAAVTFFYPQIFAWVKGDAQTIILGIIMLTMGLTLTPRDFKLLAQRPLDILIGAAAQFTIMPLVAFTLSWLFGLVPAFAPYSTAMAIGLILVGCCPGGVSSNIMSFLCKADVAYSVGMTCASTLLAPVLTPLLVLLLAGERVDVDALGMFRQILIVTIIPIAVGFLLNLWLGHKDVFRKVQGCMPGLSVVCLACIVGGVVSTVHDPLVENGVVLFLLTFCMVFCHNSIGYLLGYTVGRLFKFSTAKKRTLSIEVGMQNAGLGTNLAMTFFVATNPMAVVPCAISCAWHSISGTILANIFARRNG, from the coding sequence ATGAACATTTTCAAAAAGATCAGCGATTTCTTAAGCGGCAAGGCCAGCATCTTCATCATCCTGACCGCCGCGGTCACGTTTTTCTATCCCCAGATCTTCGCGTGGGTCAAGGGCGACGCCCAGACCATCATCCTCGGCATCATCATGCTCACGATGGGACTCACGCTCACGCCCCGGGACTTCAAGCTCCTGGCGCAGCGCCCGCTCGACATCCTCATCGGAGCGGCGGCCCAGTTCACCATCATGCCGCTGGTGGCGTTCACGCTGTCGTGGCTGTTCGGGCTGGTGCCCGCTTTCGCGCCCTACAGCACCGCGATGGCCATCGGCCTCATCCTCGTGGGCTGCTGCCCGGGCGGCGTGTCGAGCAACATCATGTCGTTCCTCTGCAAGGCGGACGTCGCCTATTCCGTGGGAATGACCTGCGCTTCGACGCTGCTCGCACCCGTGCTGACGCCGCTGCTGGTGCTCCTGCTGGCCGGCGAGCGCGTGGACGTGGACGCGCTCGGGATGTTCCGCCAGATCCTCATCGTGACCATCATCCCGATCGCCGTCGGATTCCTCCTGAACCTGTGGCTCGGGCATAAAGACGTCTTCCGCAAGGTGCAGGGCTGCATGCCGGGCCTGTCTGTCGTCTGTCTCGCCTGCATCGTCGGCGGAGTCGTCTCCACCGTGCACGACCCGCTGGTCGAGAACGGCGTCGTGCTGTTCCTGCTCACTTTCTGCATGGTTTTCTGCCACAACAGCATCGGATATCTGCTGGGCTACACCGTGGGGCGGCTCTTCAAGTTCAGCACCGCCAAGAAACGCACCCTCTCGATCGAAGTGGGGATGCAGAACGCCGGCCTGGGCACCAACCTGGCGATGACCTTCTTCGTGGCCACCAACCCGATGGCCGTCGTGCCCTGCGCCATCTCCTGCGCCTGGCACAGCATCAGCGGCACCATCCTGGCCAACATCTTCGCCCGCCGGAACGGCTAA
- a CDS encoding RNA polymerase sigma-70 factor, ECF subfamily: protein MADILTETYQRIRQRLKARAGKMLTDADAAEDALQDAFMRLWSRYPVRNEREAEALLVRTVRNVSIDQLRRRRTVPLAGDLPEEDVGESREKLFRRVEEMVDKELTNLQRLIIRRHEYEGVTLEKIAEELGMQPPAVRMQLSRAWKTIREIYRKRYDEE, encoded by the coding sequence ATGGCAGACATCCTGACCGAGACATACCAACGGATCCGACAGCGGCTGAAGGCCCGGGCCGGGAAGATGCTCACGGACGCGGACGCGGCCGAGGATGCGCTGCAGGATGCCTTCATGCGGCTCTGGAGCCGCTATCCCGTGCGCAACGAGCGGGAGGCGGAGGCGCTGCTGGTGCGGACGGTCCGGAACGTCTCCATCGACCAGCTGCGCAGGCGCAGGACCGTCCCGCTTGCCGGCGACCTACCGGAAGAGGATGTGGGCGAGAGCCGCGAGAAGCTTTTCCGGCGGGTCGAGGAGATGGTCGACAAGGAATTGACCAACCTCCAGCGGCTGATCATCCGGAGACACGAGTACGAAGGTGTCACGCTGGAAAAGATTGCAGAAGAACTGGGCATGCAGCCCCCGGCCGTCAGGATGCAGTTGTCCCGGGCCTGGAAAACCATCAGAGAAATATACAGGAAACGATATGACGAAGAATAA